The region CCGTCGTGTTGGACCCGCGGATCGTCGAACGCATCGATTCGATCGAGCCAGTTGGTTTTGGCGGCCGCGCCTATCGGCACGTTTCCCCGACACACTCGTCCATGTCGGGCGAAGGCGCCCGGCTACACGGCGGACGGTGGAACCCACCAAGGAGCTTTCCCACGCTCTACCTGGCGCTGGACCGTCCCACGATGTTGGCGGAACTGAAGCGTACGGCGCTCAGATTCGGAATTCCGCCCGAGAGTTTGCTGCCGCGAGCGGTCTATCGCTTCTACATAGCGCTCCACCATTGTCTCGACCTGCGGGATGCGAGCGGCCGGGAGGCTGTGGGTCTGAGTCTCGATGCCATTCGCAGCGACGACTTGCGGCGATGTCGAAAGGTCGCAACGGCGGCGCACTACCTCGGTCTCGAAGGATTGCTGGCGCCGTCCGCCACGGGCGCGGGTTTCACGATCGCCATCTTCACGGACCGGCTCCGGCCGGACTCATGCATAGAGCCGGGCGATGCCGAGATTCTGAACGCGCTGCCCCAACCCTGGACCTGATCCCAAGTCGCGTTGGCCTCGCCGCGCAGCGGAAGCAGGGATCGGAGAGCCGCACCGAAATGCCAACCGCCATCAGCGGCTCGCACAGATTGCAAGTAGTACTTTCAATCTGCGCAGCCGCTCGGCTAACTGGGCCGTTCAGCCATGATCGCCTGCACAACGGGCGCGGCGATCGGCCGCCCGCCTACCTCATTCCGGCACCGGCATCTCCGCCAGCATCTCGTCCGTGATGTAGCGACCCAGCCCGAACACCTTGCGGTCCGAGTACCAGAAGATCCGCTCGCCGTTCAGCTCCGTCAGGCTGGCGTACATCGAGAGCCACCATTTGTAGAACGGCGGCACGCCCACGCAGTTGGTGTCAAAGAGCAGCACTGGGTCGCTGAACCAGATCGGCTGATGCGCGTCGGGGCGGTACTCGCCCAGCGAAATGAACTGCGGCCGGCGGCTGCTGTTCGAGTCGCCGATGCCTACCGAGCCATAGCCCCACCCGTCGTGATTCTGGAGCAGCTGGAGATAGCGGCCGTCGTTGAGGCGGTAGAGCGGCGTCGGGGACACCGGGTTCTCCATCGGCTCGCCGCCATCCCTGTACCGGAGCATCTCCGTGGGCCGCCACGAGTGGCCGTGGTCGTCCGAAACCGTGTACCAGATCTGCCCATTGCGCGTGCGCATCACCGTCATCAGCCGGTCGTCCGGCAGCAGCACCGGCGCCGGCTCCTGGCAGAACGACGAGCCTTCCGGGGCGTCCGGGTCGCTTTCGAGCGGCACGGTGATCAGCTCTTCGTCGTCCGGCAGCCAGGTGATCTTCACGTCGCGCGGATCCGGGTCCTCGTCGATGTTGTCGAAGCGCATGAACTGGCAGCGGCAGTCGCTGCGGTAGTACTGCACCTTGCCGTCCGGCCGGCGCACCCCGGTTACCTGCCGCGCCGCCGGCGAGGCCCACTCGGTGTAGCCCACCAGGACCCGGTCCAGCGCGTCCCGGATCGGCTTCTGCCACACGATGGAGTTTGTGCCAATGCTCGGGTCGGGATGGCTCAGGATCGTGCGCCGGTAGGAAATGTCCACGCCGCCCGGCGTCCAGGTGCGGCCGTCGTCGTCGGAGTAGCTGCAGCGCAGAAAGCTGGTCTGATAGCTGAGCCCGACGCCCGTCCCCTTGTTGTAGAAGGCATAGATGCGGCCCGTGCGGCTGATCACCGGAAACCCGAAGCACGTCGCCTGGCCGGGCTTGGGTCCCGGCGGGTCGAACTCGCCCGGCTCGGACCAGCTGCGCCCGCCGTCCTCACTGCGCGCGTAGAGCACCGTGTGGTCCGAGGCGTCCTGCTTGGTGCCATAGGTCCAGATGGCCAGCAGATCGCCGCCCGGCGTCTCGGACACCAGCACGTGGTCCACCGCCTCCACCCACTCCGGCGGCTGCTTGGGCAGGAAGAAGACCAGGTCAGGATTCGTGCGGCGCCAATCGTCGCTAAAGCACTCGTAGTCGCCCTCGACCGGCATGACACACCCCGCTCACCATCACCCCGGACGCGCTCCGTCCGGCTAGCCGCAGCCTAGTCCGTCCCAAGCAGCGGCGCGAACGATTCAGCGCCCCTCACGTCCGCGTTCCCACGCGGGTACGATGCGCGGCACGTGGTGGCGGAGGCGTGGGGGTGGCGTGATGGCGCAGGACAACCGATTCGGCATCCCCGGCGTGCCGTTTCCCGTCGGGGTGGAGTACTACCGCCCGCCCACGCCCAAGCCCGAGGTCTGGGACGAGGACTTTGCGCGACTCAGCGCCGCCGGGTTGCGCGTCGTGCGCTCGTTCCCTTACTGGCAGTGGTTCGAGCCGAGCCCCGGCGTCTACGAGATGGACGACATCGACCTGCTTTTCGACACCGCCGAGAAGCACGGGCTCTACGTCTGGCTGGACGTGCCCACGGCCACTCACGGCGCCGGTCCCGACTGGCTGCTGCGCCACTACCCCGACATGCAAGTCGTCAACTACCGCAACGAGCTGGTCGTGCAGGACGCGCACCCGGCCTATGCCCAGGGCGCCCAGGTCCATTGCTTCGATCACCCCGAGTTTCGCCGCCTGGCCGGCGACTTCCTGCGGCACGCCATCAACCGCTACAAGGACCGGCCCAATCTGCTGATCTGGGGCATCTGGGACGGACCGAACCTGTCGTCGGCCTGGGCGGCCCAGGGCGGTGGTTTCCCCTGCTACTGCGTGCACACGTTGGCGCTCTACAAGGCCTGGCTGCGGAAGCAATTCACCCTGGACGAGCTCAACGTGGTGTTCGACCGCCGCTTCCGCCGCTGGGAGGACGTCGAGCCGCCGCGCTCCAACCGCAACGTCGTCGAGATGCGCTGGTACCGGCGCTTCCATCACGAGAACATCGCCGACTATCTGAAGTGGATGATGGACCTGGCGAACTCTATCGACCCCGTGCACGAAAAGCGCGCCCACGGCGGCTGGCGGCCGCAGCCGAAGGACGAGTACTGCGCCCCGCTGGTCGACAGCTGGGGCATGTCCATGTCGTCCAACCACCTGCTGACCGTGGACGACCCGAACTTCATCGCCGACCGGGCCCTCGGCTTCGACTGGTCACGCCAGGTGGGGCGCAACGGGCGCTGGTGGAACGAGGAGATCTACGCCGGCATGTCGCGCGGTGGCGTGACCTGGAAGAAGCAGTCGCACCCCTGTGAACAGACCATGCTGCTCTGGATGACGCTGATCGGCGGCGCGGCCGGCGCCATGTTCTGGCAGTACCGGCCCGAATACCTGAGCTTCGAGTCGCCCGGCTACAACATGGTGGCGCTGGACGGCGAGCCCACGCCCCGTTTCCGAGCGGTGGTCGAGGCCCTGGAGCAGATTGAGGGGCTGAGCGATCACCTGCCGCTGGAGGTACCGCGCGCCGACGTGGCCATCGTCTACGACGCCCACGCGCACGAGCTGTTCCAATTCGGCGAGCAGGACGAGCGCTTCATGGCCGACTTTCGCGGCGTCTACCGCACGCTCTGGCTGCGGGGAATCCCGGCGGACCCGGTCACGCCCAAGATGGACTGGTCCGGTTACCGGCTGCTGGTGCTGCCGAACGTGGCGCTGATGGACGACGCGACGCGCGACCGCCTGGCGCGCACGCTCGACGAAGACCCTGAGGTCCAGGTGCTGATCGAGGGCAGCTTCGGCACCTACTCGCATGACGGCCAGTCCAGCTACAACCCGCCCGAGGGCTTCGCCGACCGGATCGGCGTGCGCGTGGCGGACCTCTCGGCAGTCACCGAGACCGACATCGCAAACGGGCGCAACGTCCTCGAGACGCCCCACGGCCCGGTACCCGTCACGACCACGTGCGGCTACGCCATCCTCGAACCTCAGGGCTCGACCGAAGCCATCGCCCATCTGGGTGATCAGACGGTTGCCGTGCGCAGCGGAGACGGCCGCATCACCTGGTACGGCCTCACCCTGTCCGCGGGATTCGACGACGTCGCCATTCCCGCCGTCGTGCAGGGCGCGGTCGACGACGCGGGCGTCAGCGCCCCGGTCGACGTCGACGGCGACCCCATCGTGCCGGTTCTCAGGCGATCGAAGCAGGGCGGTTGGCTCATCTTCACGCAGAACCTGTCGCGGCAGGGGGCCTCGGCCACGCTGCGTCCGGCTTGGCCGGTGTCGGAGGTCACGGACCTTATCGCGCACGCCCCGGTCGCCATCGATGACAGCGGCTTCCAGGTCACCATGGAGCCCTGGAGCGTCGGCGTGTTCCACTGCAACGAGGCCTAGCCGAAGAGAGGAAAGCGCCAATGCCGGTTGAAGGCGACTACGCCTGCTACAGCAAGGATTGGCGGCGCACGGACCCGGACCTGGTGCTCCACCTGCCCACGCGGGTGCCCGAACACCCCGAGCACCAGGACCACGTGCTGGTGGACTACACGCCGGGCGGCGACCTGCTCGCCATCTGGACCCTGGCCTATGAGCCGGACGCACGCGACTACGGCGTCTACTTCGCCCGCAGCTCGGATCACGGCCACACCTGGACCGAGCCGGCGCAGATTCACGAGGCCGGGACGGCCGGCCAGGTCAGCAGCTTCGGCTTTCCCGTCATTGCGTCCAGCGGGCGCATCTACTGCTACTACAACCGGTCCGTCGGCTACGGCGAGAACGCTCTCAACGCCGTGCTGCGCTGTCGCTACTCCGACGACGACGGCCACACCTGGATCGACGGCGGCGTCGACATCGAGTACCGCCGCACGCCCATCGATCATCCCGATCCCACGGTTCCGCCCATGGGGATCGTCTGGCAGAAGCCGATTCGCGACGCCAAGGGGCGCCACGTGGTGGCGTTCACCCGCTGGGCCGCGCAGTACATCACGCCCAAGCCCTACGTGCCGCACATGGGCGACCGGCCCAACGGCATGTTCCGCGAGTTTCGCTGCGAGTTCCTGCGCTTCGAAAACATCGACGAGGGACCGGACCCCACTGACGTGCAGATCACCTGGCTGCCCGAGGACGAGAACCTGATCCAGGTGCCGGTCAGCTTCGAGCCGCAGGCCTCCGACGGCTACACCTTCTGCGAGGAGCCGGGGCTGGTGCTGCTGCCGGACGGCCGCCTGTTCGCCGAGATGCGCACCGCCAACGGCGAGCTCTGGTACACGGTGTCGGACGACGCCGAGGCGCTCACCTGGCGTCCCACCGAGGTCCTGCGCTTTCGCGATGGCGGAGAGCCCATGCTCAACCCCAACTCGCCGTCGCCGATGTATCGGTTGGAGGACGGGCGCTACCTGCTCCTCTTCCAAAACCACGACGGCTGGGGCTATGGCGGCAAGGGACCGCTCGCGTTAGAGAGCCGCCGCCCGCAGTTCCTGGCCGTCGGCGAGTACCGGCCGGAGGCCCATCAGCCGGTGTGGTTCAGCGAGCCGCTGCTGCTGTTCGACACGCACAAGGTGGGCGTCTTTCCGCTCTTCATGTGGTGGCTGTCCATGTATTCCAGCCTCACCGAGCGCGACGGGCGCCGCATCCTCTGGTACACCGACCGCAAGCTGTTCTCGCTGGGCAAATACATCACCGACGAGATGCTGGAGCCGCTGACAGTCCCGGTGTGACGCGCTCGCGGCATTGACAGGGAGCGGCTCGGCCGGTACGCCATAGCCGCACCACCACCGAGATCAGCGCCTGATGTATAGCCGGATCAAGCGCCGCGCCTACGAGATCGTCGAGCCGACGCCCGAAGGCGACCGCCCAAGCCACTTCTTCGACATGGCCCTTATCACGCTCATTTCGCTCAACCTGCTGGCGATCGCCCTCGAGACGATTTCGCCCCTTGACGAGCGGGCCGGCGGCGCCTTTCTTGTCTTCGAGATCGTATCCGTGGCGATCTTCACGGTGGAATATCTCGTGCGCGTCTGGGCGTGCACGGAAGATCCGGCCTTCGCCCACCCAATAAAGGGACGGCTGCGGTTTGCGATTCAGCCGATGGTGCTGATGGACCTGATCGCCATCCTTCCGTTCTACATCCCGCTGCTGGTGACGGCCGACTTGCGCTTCGTGCGCTCGCTGCGGCTGCTGCGAGTCTTCCGGCTGGTCAAGATCACGCGCTATTCCGAGTCCATGACAATCGTCGGCTCGGTCCTGCGCAGTCGTCGCGAGGTGTTGCTCTCCACCCTGTTCGTCACCTTCGTCCTCCTGTTCATGGCGTCGGTGCTGATGTACTTGGCGGAGCGCGACGCGCAGCCCGAAGGCTTCTCGAGCATTCCGGCCGCCATGTGGTGGGGCATGGTGACGCTGACGACCGTGGGCTATGGCGACCTGGCGCCGGCGACGCCGGTCGGTCGCATTCTGGGCGCCGTGGTCGCGCTGTTTGGCATTGGGCTCTTCGCCTTGCCCGCCGGAATCCTGGGGTCGGCCTTCGTGGACGAAATCGAGGCCCGCCGGTCCGCGAGGCAAGTGCAGGCGTGCCCCCATTGCGGCAAGCCCATCGGCGACCACGCGTCATCCGACACATGACCCAGGGCGCGTTGGTACCCTCGGCCATCCCGCGCGTGCGAGAGATCAGCCATGACGTCTGACGCGCCCATCGTTGTCGACGCCCACAACCACTATTGGGTGATCGGGAAGTCCCACTTGAATTGGATGGACGACTCCATCCCCGACACGTTGCGCCGGACGTACACCCCGTCCACCCTCAAGCCGCGCATGGACGCCGCGGGCGTGCATCGCTCGGTCATCGTCGAGGCGAGCACGGAGTGGGCCGAGCAGCCCTGGTACCTGGACCTGTGCGACGAGTACGACTTCGTCGTCGGCGTGATCGCCAACCTGGATCTTACGGCCTCGGATCTCGAAGCGAAGCTGGAAAAGCTTGCGGCCAGTCCCTGGTTCAAGGGCCTGCGCGCCGGGGCCGAGAACATGCCCGACACCGCCTGGCTGGCCCGCGACGACGTGCGCCGCGGCATCCGTACCGTGGTCTCGCGCGGCTACATCGTGGAGCTGCTGGTCAAGACGCCGCACCTGCCCCACATCCCCACGATCGCGCGGGAAAACGATGGCGGGAAGCTGATCGTGGATCACATGGCCAAGCCGCCGTTCGAATCGGGCGACCTCTCGGCGTGGCATGAGGGCATGCGCGCGCTGGCGCCCTACGAGCACCTGCGGGTGAAGGTTTCGGGCCTGCTCACCGAGTGCCCCTCGTCGCCGACCACGGCAACCATCCAGCCGGCGGTCGACACGGTCCTCGACGCGTTCGACATCGACCGGCTGATCTGGGGCAGCGACTGGCCGGTGGCCCTGATGGCCGCCCCCTACGAGGACACGTTCGAGCGGGTCACGGCCGCACTGGGCGGGCTCAGCCCCAGCGAACGCGCGGCGCTGCTTGGCGGAAACGCCATTGATTTCTACGAGCTTGCATGAGACGTGCCTGCCGAACATGAGCAATTGGAGATCGTCGGCGCACCGGACGGAATGCGCGCTGCGTGCGTTTCAACTTCCAACACGTACTTTCGGGCACGCTCTAGCGTGATGGAATACCGGCCAAACCCCGCAACCGTCTGCTGTAGATGCCTGACGAAAGGAATAGGATGCCCGTACAACGCTATTCGGTAAACCAATATCCAATCGAGACCTTACTCACCTGGATCAAGACGGATGAGATCGCTATCCCAGAGATCCAAAGACCATTTGTTTGGAACGCGGCTAAGGTGAGGGACTTCATAGACTCTCTCTACAACGGCTATCCCGTCGGTTATCTGATCGCATGGCGGAACCACGATGTTCGACTGAAGGACGGAACTCAGTCGGCAGGCAAGCGCATATTGATCGACGGTCAGCAGCGCGTAACCGCGTTACTGGCTGCACTGCTTGGCGAGCAAGTAGTCACCAAGGCCTACAAGCGCACCCGAGTTTCCATAGCTTTTCACCCCGGTGAAGAACGCTTCGAAGTAACGAATGCGGCAATTCGCCGCGACCGCGGATGGATCGCCGATATCTCTACCATGTTCTCGTCAGACGTTAAGATATTACAGATATTAGATCAATATTGTAACGCGAATCCAGCGGCAGACCGGGACAAATCCTACGAGTGCCTTGAGAAGCTTCGCGGGATTACCAGTAACCATCTCGGCCTAATCGAGTTGAACTCGGATCTTGAGGTGGAGACCGTGGCGGAGATCTTCGTGCGCATCAACCGCCAGGGAGTGACGCTCAATGCGGCCGATTTCGCAATGTCCAAGATGGCGGCAACCGAACAGCACAACGGCCACCTGCTACGCAAGTGCATCGATTACTTCTGCCACCTTGCAGTTGCTCCGGAAGCGTACTCGAATCTAGCGAACGATGGAGACTTTGCCTCCACTGAGTACTTTCGTACATTGGAGTGGCTGAAGCACGAAAAAGACGACCTTTATGATCCCTCATATACAGATATGCTGCGGGTCGCATTCACATCACGGTTCAAGCGCGGAAGCTTAGAAGATTTGGTTGCACTACTCTCGGGCCGTAATTTCGAGACCCGAGTCTTTGAAGAAGCAACGGCGCAGAAGTCATTCGAGACACTTGAGAATGGCATCCTGAGCTATATGAACGAGACTAACTTCAAGCGGTTTACTATGATCCTACGCTCTGCTGGATTCGTAGATTCGTCTTTAATACGGTCCCACAATACTGTAAATTTTGCTTACATACTCTATCTGACACTACGTGAACAGCAGGAAGCTCCTCATCGGATAGAACGGCTCGTTCGCCGTTGGTTTGTGATGTCAATCCTGACTGGCCGGTATACTGGCTCTCCTGAAACCGCCTTCGGCGTCGATATTGGCAACATTGATTCGCAAGGCGCAGCTGCCTATCTTGATACCATCGAACGCGGTGAGCTCTCAAGCGCGTTCTGGGATGTTGGTCTGCCTCAACAGATGGATTCGTCTGTGGCTAGCAGCCCTTATGTCAACGTTTACCTTGCCAGTCAAATAAGAGCACAGGACAAGGGATTTCTCTCGCGCGACATAACCGTTCGTGACTTAATCGAAGGTCAACTGCACATTCATCATGTTTTCCCCCGAAACTACTTGAGGCAGCATGGGTTGCAACGAAGGCGGTATAATCAGATTGCGAATTATGTAGTGATGCAGCCGGAAATCAACATCGCAATTGGAGACAATGCTCCATCGGCATATTTTTCCGAGCTATGGCACCAATGTAACAATGGGCAGACTCGGTACGGAGGGATTACTGACGCCGATGAACTGAAAGACAATCTTGGTTCTCACTGCATCCCTGGCGGGATGGATTCGGCTACAGCTGGAGACTATGACCGGTTTCTTATAGAACGGCGAAGGTTAATGGCTGGAAAGATGCATGATTACTATGTGGCTCTATAGTGACTCTGCCGAACAGCCATCGCTCGTTATTGTGTATATGGACCTTTGCAAGTGTCGGTTGTCCTGGCCCGAAGGCTTGTGGAGCTGTCGGTTGGAACAGTCTTTCTCTCGGTTTGGCTGTAGAGTGTGGTTGAATGCAAGATTGGAATGTTTTCATTCGTAATAGAACCGTCGGATGCTCGTATTGGCAGCGCGCGGCGGGCGAGTTGAGCGCGCACACAAGGGAGGCGTATAGATGTCATCGATGACGATGCGGCTGACGAAGCGGCAGTTCCTGCGGCTGGTCGGATCGGCCGCCGGCGTGGCGGCGACCTACCACACCATGAACACGCTGGGCCTGTTGGGCCCGGCGAGCGCGCAGGCGGCGACGCCGGACCTGCCGAACGGCTCGGGCTTCGGCAAGCGCGTGGTGATCCTGGGCGCCGGCATCTCCGGCATGACGGCCGCCTACGAGCTATCCAAGGCGGGCTATCACTGCACCATCCTGGAAGCCACCAACCGCGCCGGCGGTCGCAATCTGACGGCTCGCGCGGGTGACGTGATCCACGAGGTCGACAGCCGGCAATGGGTGGACTTCGACCACGAGGACCATCTCTACGCCAACCTCGGCCCGGCCCGCATCCCCTACCACCACCGCGCCATCCTTGGCTACTGCAAGGCGTTCGGCGTCGAGCTCGAGATGTTCACCAACGACAACCGCGCCGCCTTCTTCCACAACGCCGAGCGGTTTGGCGGGCAGCCGGTCGTGGGGCGGCGGGTGATGACCGACCAGCGCGGCTACATCGCCGAGCTGCTGGCCAAGGCCATCAACCGCAACGCGCTGGACGACGACCTGACCGCCGACGACAAAGAGCGGCTCCTGCCCATGCTGGTCGAGTTCGGCGGCCTGGACGCCGACTATCTTTACGCTGGCTCGAATCGCGCCGGCTACCAGGGCGAGAGCGTCAATGCGGGGCTCGCGCCGGGTGACGTCAACGATCCCCTGGACTTCAGCGAGCTGCTGCGGTCGGAGTTCTGGGAATACAAGCTCCACTTCAGCCAATTCCTCAACCAGAATCCGACCCTGTTTCAACCCGTGGGCGGCATGGACGCCATCGCCAAGGCCTTCGAGACAAGGGTCAGGCGGATCATCCGCTACAACAGCCCCGTCGAGGAGATCCGCAAGACTGCCGACGGCGCCCGCGTGGTCCACCGGAACCAACGCAGCGGAGTCAGCGAAGCCGTCGACGCCGATTACGTCATCTGCACCATCCCCGCGCCGGTCCTGAAGGACATCCCCAACGACTTCACGCCCGAGACCCAGGCCGCCATCGAGTCCGTCGCGTTCGTTCCCGCCGTCAAGATCGGCTTCCAGGCTCGCCGCCGCTTCTGGGAAGACGACCACGCCATCTATGGCGGCATCTCGTGGACCGACCAGGACATCACCCAAATCTGGTATCCGGCGAACGGGTACCACCGCGAGAAGGGCGTCGTCATGGGCGCCTACATCTGGGACGACTTCCCAGGCCAGGGCGAGCGCTGGGCGAATATGACCCCGCCGGAGCGCCTGCGGACCGCCATCGCCGAGGGCGAGCACCTCCACCCCGGATATGCCCAGGAGATCGAGTCGGGCATCAGCCGCGCCTGGCTCAAGGCGCCCTATCAGCTCGGTGCCTGGCCCGAGAGCTACCAGCCCCCCGCTGAGATCCTCGCCCCCGACGGCCCGATCTACTTCGCCGGCGACCAGGTCACCGCACTGCCGGGCTGGCAGGAAGGCGCCGCCCTGGCGGCCCACGCGGTGGTGAACGCCATCCACGCGCGGATCATGGCGGGCTAAGGCGCGGTCCCCGCGCTGATGGATCGTCAGGCGGTCTGGATTGGGGCCGATCCAGGCGGAACTACGAATTTTGGCATCGCGGAGCTGTACGCGGACGGCACTACTAGGACCGCCTGCGTCTCATCCGCCCGCGAAGCCGCCGGGTGGGTCAGAGGCGCAGATCGGGCCAAGCACCAACATATTGCCTAGCGGCCGTGTGTTGCGGTCCTCGTCCGAGCGGCTTTCGAATATAGACATTTCATCATATCTGGATATTCTCCTGTGCTAACGTTCACGCGCCGTTAAACGAGTAGGCATTGCGGGGCGTGTGCATGCTTAGTGACAGCCACATGCAGGCCGCGGCGCCGGTCCTGTTGCAAGTGAGAGTGACGACCACGCGCCTGACAGTGCGGCTGGCTTCCGACGTGCAGAACTGACCATGGAACTAATCCTGGCGATCCTAGTCTTGAGCGCCATCGCCGCTCTCGTCGGAGCCATCATCAGGCAGATTTCATTCAATAGGGCGGCACGGACCTTCGACGTTCCCGCCCTTGTCCGCCAGGGCTGGCGAATAGAAAGCGAAACTGACCAGCACGTAGTGCTCGTCAAAGGGCATCGCGTCAACCACGTCCTTCACCTGCTTCTGTGCATTCCGACCGTCGGTCTATGGGTAGTCGTCTGGGTCCTCCTGGCCATCACCGGTGGCGAGCAGCGGAAAGTGATACCAAATCGCGACCCAGAAGTCGACCCCACCACTCGATCGCGCACAGTGCCGACGACTCGATCCAGCAGACCAATCGCCGATCGATTGGACAAACCTGAGACTGCTGGATCAAAAGCGCGCTCGACAGCGTCACCAGGCGAACACTCACAAGTCGGATCTGCGGCAAAGTGGCTAACCACTAGCTTTACGGGGCTAATCGTCCTAGTAGTCCTAATCGCGTTCATTGTGGGTGCCGTGGCCGACAATCAGGCTTCCAGAATCCAACCTTCTTACACCCCGAACTTTCTCGCTAGCACACCTACTCCGTCCGCCCCGCGTGCTCTACTTCTCCGTCTCACGCCTACTCCAGCCTCTCGTTCAGCTCCCACCTCAACACCCGCACTCTTGCGCACGCCCACCCCAACCCAAAGCCCACCTCCGAGTCCTACGCCTACGATAACTCCCACCCCCGTACCTACCCCGACTCCCACTCCGCGGCCCACTCCTACCCCTACTCCCGCGCCCATCGAGATGGCACTTGCCGAACTCCTAGACGAATATGACCAAAACAAAGTGCGCGCCAATACCCAACTGCGATACCAGCAGAATGGCAAACGAGAAGTAGCTACCTCCGGCTTTATTTCTCGTATCGAAGAACTTTATAGTGTTCTCACGCCCACGCAGGAAGGGTACTCAGCTCAAGAGCTGCGTTGCTATTACGCCAATACAGAAGCAGCATTGCACATTACAAAAGGTGAATCCGTTTCAGTGATCGGTAGAATCCGAGGGGTAGGTGAATATTCGGGTGTATTGCACATGTATGCATGTAAATTGAAGGGACTGGAATTGGAGTCATATCCCAAAGTATCTATCAGATCGCTTCGCGAAAATGTTGTGCAGGTATTTTGCGTTCAGGAAGCATCTGTCTTCGGTGTCGTAAGGCTCTCGTCGGAAAACAGAGGAACAGGTGTGATTATAGATGCCGAAGAGGGCACAATATTAACCGTGCATCATGTAGTCGCAGACGAAAACGACTGCAAAAGGGTGGAGATTTCGTTACCCGGATCTGCACAACGAATCCCGGTGGCGATTCGCAAGCACTGTGCATCGATCGACAGGGCCCGGCTACAGGTATCTCCCCGAGTCTTCGGGTCACGGCCAATTGAAGCCATCTACAGATCGTCTGCTCCTGCTCAGATTGAT is a window of Chloroflexota bacterium DNA encoding:
- a CDS encoding DUF262 domain-containing protein, with the translated sequence MPVQRYSVNQYPIETLLTWIKTDEIAIPEIQRPFVWNAAKVRDFIDSLYNGYPVGYLIAWRNHDVRLKDGTQSAGKRILIDGQQRVTALLAALLGEQVVTKAYKRTRVSIAFHPGEERFEVTNAAIRRDRGWIADISTMFSSDVKILQILDQYCNANPAADRDKSYECLEKLRGITSNHLGLIELNSDLEVETVAEIFVRINRQGVTLNAADFAMSKMAATEQHNGHLLRKCIDYFCHLAVAPEAYSNLANDGDFASTEYFRTLEWLKHEKDDLYDPSYTDMLRVAFTSRFKRGSLEDLVALLSGRNFETRVFEEATAQKSFETLENGILSYMNETNFKRFTMILRSAGFVDSSLIRSHNTVNFAYILYLTLREQQEAPHRIERLVRRWFVMSILTGRYTGSPETAFGVDIGNIDSQGAAAYLDTIERGELSSAFWDVGLPQQMDSSVASSPYVNVYLASQIRAQDKGFLSRDITVRDLIEGQLHIHHVFPRNYLRQHGLQRRRYNQIANYVVMQPEINIAIGDNAPSAYFSELWHQCNNGQTRYGGITDADELKDNLGSHCIPGGMDSATAGDYDRFLIERRRLMAGKMHDYYVAL
- a CDS encoding flavin monoamine oxidase family protein, yielding MSSMTMRLTKRQFLRLVGSAAGVAATYHTMNTLGLLGPASAQAATPDLPNGSGFGKRVVILGAGISGMTAAYELSKAGYHCTILEATNRAGGRNLTARAGDVIHEVDSRQWVDFDHEDHLYANLGPARIPYHHRAILGYCKAFGVELEMFTNDNRAAFFHNAERFGGQPVVGRRVMTDQRGYIAELLAKAINRNALDDDLTADDKERLLPMLVEFGGLDADYLYAGSNRAGYQGESVNAGLAPGDVNDPLDFSELLRSEFWEYKLHFSQFLNQNPTLFQPVGGMDAIAKAFETRVRRIIRYNSPVEEIRKTADGARVVHRNQRSGVSEAVDADYVICTIPAPVLKDIPNDFTPETQAAIESVAFVPAVKIGFQARRRFWEDDHAIYGGISWTDQDITQIWYPANGYHREKGVVMGAYIWDDFPGQGERWANMTPPERLRTAIAEGEHLHPGYAQEIESGISRAWLKAPYQLGAWPESYQPPAEILAPDGPIYFAGDQVTALPGWQEGAALAAHAVVNAIHARIMAG
- a CDS encoding serine protease, with translation MALAELLDEYDQNKVRANTQLRYQQNGKREVATSGFISRIEELYSVLTPTQEGYSAQELRCYYANTEAALHITKGESVSVIGRIRGVGEYSGVLHMYACKLKGLELESYPKVSIRSLRENVVQVFCVQEASVFGVVRLSSENRGTGVIIDAEEGTILTVHHVVADENDCKRVEISLPGSAQRIPVAIRKHCASIDRARLQVSPRVFGSRPIEAIYRSSAPAQIDEEVHFWGYGPGALRMETGLVQEAWGDNFVIDAYAVLGDSGSPVFDENGHLLGTISRGNRSDRTVFTGDEC